CCTGCGCGGAGCGGTTACTTATCTGCAATGAGTTCCCTCACCGGCTCGGCCTGCGCCTTGCACTGCGGTCTTTCTTTCAGGCCGCCACAGAGGGTGAGTATGAATAACAGAAATCACTTAACAGAGCTTGTTTTTGGACAGGCTCTTTTTTTATGCCCGCATTTGGGTATATAGACAATAAATCAGAAATATTCAGATAAAAAGGAGTGATTTTTTATGAAAAATATATATGACTTTCGTGTTGAAAAAATGGACGGCGGAAAGCAGACGCTCAAGGATTATGAGGGAAAGGTGCTGTTAGTGGTCAATACCGCCAGCAAGTGCGGCTTTACCCCGCAGTTTGACGGCCTCGAAGCCCTTTATGAAAAGTATAAGGACCAGGGCCTCATGATTCTGGGCTTCCCCTGCACCCAGTTTGGCAACCAGGACCCGGGCAGCAATGAAGAAATCGAAAACTTCTGCCGCCTTACCTACGGCGTATCCTTCCCGATGATGGCAAAGATCGAGGTGAACGGCGACAACGCCGAGCCGCTTTTTGTTTTTCTTAAGGAACAGCAGGCATTCAGAGGGTTTGATTTAAACACCGACAAGGGCAAAGCCTTTGACGAGCGTCTGTCCAAGGACGACCCGGATTACGCGCAGAAAAGTGATATTAAATGGAACTTTACCAAGTTTCTTGTCGACCGCGACGGCAATGTGGTTGCCCGCTATGAGTCGATGGTAGAGCCTGCGGCGCTGGAAAAGGATATCGAAAGGCTTTTATAAAAGCTTTTTAACGCCCTAAGGCCAGCTGGTTTTTTCTTATGAAAAAATAGATACAAAAAACCCCGATGAATCCCCACTTTTGGATTGACAATTAAAAAGTTTTTAAATATAATATAAGTTAGCTCATACCATGTCAAAAAAAGTTCCGTAAATAAAGTTATGGATTAGAGGGGGGGGTTAAGAATGTCTGAAGTAAAAATCAAAGAAAATGAAACACTTGAAAGCGCATTACGCAGATTCAAAAGAAAAACTGCAATGGCAGGTGTTATGTCTGAGATTCGCAAAAGAGAACACTATGAAAAACCAAGTGTAAAAAGAAAAAGAAAATCAGAAGCTGCTAGAAAAAGAAAAATGAAAAAAAGATAGGATGTGGCATTAGTTGGCATTAAAGGAACAACTGCTAGCTGACTTAAAGGCTTCCATGAAGGCTAAGGATACGGTTAAGAAATCAACGGTAACGATGATTCGCGCCGCGATTCTGCAGGTCGAAAAAGACAATAAAGTTGAGCTGGGCGATGCTGAGATTCAGGAAATCATCGCCAAGCAAATGAAACAGCGTCGGGATGCCTTAGATGAATTTAAAAAAGCCGAACGAGATGATTTAATCGCGCAAACAGAAGCAGAGATGCGAGTTATCGAAGCTTACCTTCCTAAACAATTAACTCAAGAAGAAATTGAAGCGATTGTTGACGAAACCATCAAAGAAACCGGAGCTGAAAGTGCAAAGGACATGGGCAAAATTATGGGCGCGTTAATGCCGAAGGTCAAAGGACTGGCCGACGGAAAATTGGTTAATCAGATCGTCCGGGAAAAACTACAATAATAAAATACCGTTGACCCTGCAAGTCAGGCTCAGCGGTTTTTTATTTGCCCTGACGTTCGATAAACTGACTTTCTTTTAAGAAAAAGGTGTTACTATTAACCTAATACAAAACAAGAGAGGTTCGCAATGGAAATGAACGCCTTTAACCCATCGTCAGCTACCGGTCTCACCGAACAGCAGGTAGCTGAGCTTCGAGAAAAGGGTCTCAATAATCAGCAGCCTGAATCCCAGACAAAAACTGTGGGCCAGATCGTAAAAGACAATACGCTGACCCTTTTTAATTTACTCAATATTGTGCTGGCGGTTCTTGTAATTGCGGTTGGGTCCTATAAAAATGCGCTGTTTATCAATATTGTGATCATCAATACCGTCATCGGAATTATCCAGGAGGTCAAGGCTAAGCGCACAATTGACAAGCTCTCGCTCATTTCCCAGCCCCATGTCCGGGTGCTGCGGGAGGGGAAGGAGAAAGAGATCACAGTGGAGGAAATTGTCCTCGGTGATCTTCTTATCCTGAGCTCCGGAAAACAGATTCCATCGGATTCAACAGTGCTGAGCGGTGAAATTGAGGTCAATGAATCCCTGCTGACAGGCGAATCCGACGCCATTGTCAAAAAGGTGGGCGATACCCTGCTGTCCGGCAGTTTTGTGGTGGCCGGGCAGGCCTATGTACAGGTGGATAAGGTGGGCGAGGACAATTACGCCACCAAAATCGCCGCCCAGGCCAAGCAGATGCGCAAGCCCAATTCTGAAATCATGCGGGCGCTGAACCTGATCATGAAAATTATCGGTATCACCATTGTGCCCATTGGCGTGCTGCTCCTGCTGCGGCAGGTTTTCGGCCTGAACCTGGGGATCAACCATGCCATTGTCACCACGGTGGCCGCCCTGATCGGTATGATCCCAGAGGGGCTTGTGCTTCTGACAAGTGTGGCCCTGGCAGTGGGTGTTATCCGCCTCGGGCATTACAAGACCCTGGTTCAGGAGCTGTACTGCATCGAGACGCTGGCCCGTGTCGATGTGCTCTGTCTGGATAAAACCGGCACCATCACCGAGGGGAGCATGGAGGTCAAATCCATCGACCTGGTCAATAACGCCAAGGACCCGGCCAAGGCCCTGCGCGCCATGGTGGGTACCCTGACCGACGATAACTCCACCTTCCAGGCCCTGAAGGACAGCTTTAACGGAGAGGCCCCCAAATGGCGGGCAGTGAAGACCGTCCCCTTTTCCTCGGCCCGCAAGTGGAGCGGCGTCAGCTTTGAGGAACAGGGAACCTATGTTATCGGCGCCCCGGAATTTGTGCTGAAAGACGGCTACAATACCTACCGGGAAAAGGTTGAGGGCTACGCCGCGGAGGGAAACCGCGTGCTGGTGCTCGTTCATTCCGACAGCCCTTTCACAGGAGACAGCGGCCTGCCCGGTGATGTGCAGGTCATTGCGTTCCTGCTGCTCGGGGACAAAATCCGGAAGGAAGCCAAAAAAACTCTGGAATATTTTGCGGGACAGGGTGTCGCCATCAAGGTAATCTCAGGGGATAATCCCCTCACCGTGTCTGAGGTAGCCTGCCGGGCCGGCCTGATGGACGCCAAGAACTGCGTGGATGCCACCACCCTCGAGACGGATGAGGCAGTGGCGGAGGCCGCCCTCAAATATACGGTTTTCGGGCGCGTTACCCCAGGGCAGAAGCGTGTGCTTGTCAATGCGTTAAAGGACGCGGGGCATACGGTGGCCATGACCGGTGACGGCGTCAACGATGTGCTGGCTCTGCGCGACGCGGATTGCAGCATTGCCATGGCCGCGGGGAGCGACGCTGCACGCCAGGTCTCACAGCTGGTTCTGCTGGATTCCAATTTCTCCAGCCTGACCAAGGTGCTCATGGAAGGCCGGCGCGTCATCAATAACATCAGCCGCGCGGCATCGCTGTTCCTGGTCAAGACCATCTACTCCTTTCTGTTAGCCGTCATTGTGATTGTGGCCAGCGAGGCGTACCCCTTTATTCCGATTCAGCTCACGCTTATCAGCACAGTAACCATAGGGGTTCCATCCTTCTTTCTGGCTCTTGAGCCTAACAAAAACAGGCTCTCCGGCAATTTCCTGGAGACAGTGCTCAGAAAGGCCCTGCCGGGCGCGCTGACCATTGTCGTGAATATTGTCGTGGTTATGATTATTGGGAATATACTGGATTTCAGCGTCAGTGAGCTGTCTACCATGGCCTGCCTGCTGACCGGCGTCACCGGGCTCATTATCCTTTACGGTGTCTGCCAGCCCCTCGATGTTAAACGGACCATCCTGTTCTGGGCAATGACCATCACCTATGTGGGCGCAGTGCTGTTCTTCCCGACCTTCTTCGCGGTAATACCGTTCTACCCCACCAACTGGCAGGTGGTGCTGGTATTGCTGCCGATGCTGTTCCTCATTTATCCCATTATGCTGCTGCTCAAGGCCGCCATCAATAAAACCGAACGGTGGCTTGTGGCGCATAAGCTGCTGGATTTAAAACAGACATCCCTGTAGATTTTTCCAACCCGTATCGCCGCGATACGGGTTGGATTTTTTATTTTAAATTTTTGTTAAAAAATGCTTGACGGGGGCTTAAGAATTGTGCTAGAATAAGCAAGTCGTCAAGTGAGACAGTCGCAGGCAGCACGGTTTTAAAAAATAAAATTTTAAAAAGTGCTTGACATTAAGAGTTAAAGATAATATAATATAAGAGTTCTGTTTCGAGGTGTAGCGCAGTTTGGTAGCGCACATGGTTTGGGACCATGGGGCCGGAGGTTCGAATCCTCTCACCTCGACCATTTTTTTATCTGAACGATTATACGGGCCTTTAGCTCAGTTGGTCAGAGCATCCGGCTCATAACCGGCAGGTCCAGGGTTCAAGTCCCTGAGGGCCCACCAGTTTCTTTTAAAAAGCAAGCTCAGTAAAACATAAGCCCAGATAGCTCAGTCGGTAGAGCAGAGGACTGAAAATCCTCGTGTCGGTGGTTCGATTCCGCCTCTGGGCACCACTTTGAAATTTAGACGCAAGTTTGTCAGACAGCAGGTCTGACTTTTTTATTTTTTGAAAAGATAAAGTCAGACAGATAGCTCAGACGAAAAAGCAAGAGCGTCAAACAGGCAGCAGCCGGAAAAGAAGGCCTGTCGGTGGTTCGATTCCGCCTCTGGGCACCACTTTGAAATTTAGACGCAAGTTTGTCAGACAGCAGGTCTGACTTTTTTTATTTTTTGAAAAGATAAAGCCAGACAGATAGCTCAGACGAAAAAGCAAGAGCGTCAAACAGGCAGCAGCCGGAAAAGAAGGCCTGTCGGTGGTTCGATTCCGCCTCTGGGCACCACTTTGAAATTTAGCCGCAGGTTTGTCAGACAGCAGGTCTGGCTTTTTTTATTTTTTGAAAAGATAAAGCCAGACAGATAGCTCAGACGAAAAAGCAAGAGCGTCAAACAGGCAGCAGCCGGAAAAGAAGGCCTGTCGGTGGTTCGATTCCGCCTCTGGGCACCACTTTGAAATTTAGCCGCAGGTTTGTCAGACAGCAAGTCTGACTTTTTTTATTTTTTGAAAAATATTGCAGCCCTGACGGATAGCAGGGTATGGTGTTCAGAGTTGTATTTTTAAGGACAATCAGTTATACTAGGCGTAAAGGTGATTTAAAATGAATACAGACATTTCCAGAGAAAAAATTAAAACGAACATCATAAAAAGTGTGACAGACCTGAATGAAAAGAAGACACTGCGCCTGGTGGAAAAAGCCCTTAATGCCGGGATAGGCATGAGCGATATTGCGGAGTATCTTCAGCAGGGAATGGACAACGTGGGCGAGCTGTTTGAAAAAGAGGAGTACTTTATCGGTGACCTGATCATGGCCGGCATTATTTTTAAAGAGGTTATGAAGCTTGATAAACGCAGCGCGGCAGATCAGAGAGAAGCTCCGGGCAGCCGGGGAACCATACTGATCGGCACCATCCACGGCGATCTGCATGATATCGGAAAAGATATTTTTATTGGCCTGGCCTGTGTCAATGGCTTTAATGTCATTGATCTGGGTGTGGATGTCCTGCCCGAGGTTTTTGTCGAAAAAATCAGGGAGGCCCGCCCGCAGATTTTAGGCTTCAGCGGCCTGCTGACCACGGCCACGGCAGAGGTCAAAAAAGCGCTGAAGATGATCCATGACGCCGGACTGCGTGATGACCTGAAAATTATTGTGGGTGGAGGCCTGATGCAAAAGGAACAGGAAAGTCCAGAGGCTTTTGCGGATGCCTATGTCAAAAATTCAGGAAGAGGGCTGGAGTACTGCCTCGAATGGGCGGAGAATGGTTACAGATAATGGATATACCGATTTATGAAAAGATTGCAAATGATTTAAAGGAAAAGATTAACCTGGAGCTTTTGAAGCCCAATGACCCTATTCCCTCAGAGGCGGCTCTGTGCGAAGCCTACAATGTTAGCCGTCTGACTGTAAGAAAGTCACTGGAAATGCTGGTGCGGGACGGTTTGGTTTATCTGGTCCAGGGAAAGGGGCATTTTGTAAGGAAAACAAATGGCAGCGATTATATCCTTACATTCAACGAAGTCGGCTTTGAGACCACAGATATTGATCAGATACACATTGTGGATGTCGATGTGATTGAATCGACCAAAGATCTGGTCTATATCTTGAAGATTCATCCCAATACGCGTGTGCTCAGGATAAGACGGGTGCTTTATGAAAAGCAGCAGCCCATTGGTTATGACATCAAGTATATCCCTTACTATCCAGGCTTTCCGCTGATTGAGAAGGAGCTGGAGGCCAGAGATTTCGTTGAGATTCTGGCAGACCGTATCTCGCCTTATTCAGTTCAGATTGATTTGAAAATAACGCCGCAGAAGGCTCAGAAAGAAACGGCCGGGCAGCTTGGAATCGACGAAGGCAGCGGCATACTGACGGTGTCCCAGCTTTTAACGGATGTCGAGCTTGGTGTTGTAGGCTATTGCGAAACCTTTTATAACGCAAAATATGTAAAACTCATCGCAGAATGGAGCAGGTAATGGAAGCGAAACTTTATAAGGGAGTACAGAACGATCTTAAAAAGAAAATTGAGCGGGGGATCTATCCGGAAGGCTATAAGTTGGAAAGCGAGAACAGTCTTTGCGAACAGTATAATGTCAGCAAGGTAACCCTGCGTAAGGCGCTCTCGAACCTTATTGAGGAAAATTATATCGAATCCAGACCGAGGGTAGGGTATTTTGTAAAAGCAGCGGAGCGCGGAATATATCATTTAAGTTATAGCCTGTCAAACGTGCTGAATACCTATATTTCTGATGAGGAAATTTTGTCGGCAGATTTCGGCGGAGGAAAGGGCGTCAATGAATTTGAGATGACCAGGCGTTACGCCAACGATGACGATGAGTGGATCGCGCTTGAGCAAATCCGCATTATTTTCAGGCACACCCTGCCCGGTGAAAAAAATACGGAAAAGACGCGTGATTACTACAAACGGCATACCGAAGATATCCTGTCCCTTGCTGAGACAAAGAAAATGACCCTGGACGTATCCTTTGGCGATGAGACGGTGTGCGATGCTCTGGAAATTTTTTCGGACGAAGCGCTGTTGAGGGTCTGTGAAGAATATTATGATGAATATGGAAAGCTGTTTGCGGAAGTGAGGGCTTATGTGCCATCGGATTTTGCAGAGGTGAGGGCATCCAATAAAAGAAAGGAATCTGTTTTTTAAGGATTTTCTTTTTTATTGACAATCTAATATTATCATGATAATATTAGATTGCTTAATTGATATTATCACGATAATATCAATTAAAAAGAAAGGCGCTTTTCAAAATAGTAGGAGGAGAAAAATGGACGTTAAGGAAAAACTGTATCAAAAAAATCTTTCCATGGCAAAAAAGGGGCTGCTATGGGGACTCATGGGTGGACTTTTGTACGGCATCAGCCCAATGTTTCAAACGCTTGGTATGGGAACCGAGCCTTTGAGCAGCGGCGCTGTTTTAGGCTTATGCGCGATACCGATGATCGTGGGGTGTCTTCAGGACTTTTCATCTGGAATATGGGTTTTAATTCCGAACCTGAAAAACGGGAAAGGAAGAGAGTACATCCGGTCCGTAAAAACCAAACCGGGACGTTTTATTCTGCTGGCGTCTTTTTTCGGCGGTCTGATCGCAATGGCTGGTTTTACGCTTGGTGTTTACTTTGCAGGACCAGTATATCCTGTGGCTATCAGCGCCACATTTCCAGCCATCGGAGCAGTGTTATCCCGGATATTTTTAAAGGAAAAAATTTCGGGCCGCGGCTGGTGCGGTATTCTGCTGTGTGTGGCTGGAGCCATTACGGTCAGCTGGGCGCCGCCATCTGGGGATACCTACCCGAACTTTTATCTGGGCATCGCCTGCGCAGTGTTAGCCTCTGTCGGATGGTCGCTGGAGGGCATTATCTCCTGTGCGGGAATGGATTTTGTTGATCCTGAAATTGCGCTTGGTATCCGCCAGTTTGCATCGGGAACCATGTTTTTGTTTGTACTGCCCTTTGTTGCCAGCGGTGTTAACCTGAAGGCCTTTGGGCTGCTATTTTCCACGTTGCCGACCATGGCCTTTGTATTTATCGCCATCGCAGGATTTGGCGCGGGTATCGGATATTTTTACTATTATAAGTGTAACAATGTCTGCGGCGCATCGAGGGGGATGTCGCTGAATATTATCTACACGCTGGTTTCCGCTGTCCTGTCGGTTGTTTTCCTCGGAAGCACCATCACGGCGACCTTTATTATTGGAATTATTGTTTTACTCTCAGGGGCAGTCATGGTTGTCGGGAAGCCGTCAGAGCTGCTCTCGTTAAGAGATATCAGTTAGGAGGGAATGAAAATGGCAGAAACAATGCCCATGCGCTTTAATATTATCAAGCAGATTATGGAAAACCCGGAAGGGCTGAATCCACAGCAGGTTTACGAGCGGATTTTACCTTGCTATAAAGGCGAAAAACAATGCAGCGAAAAGGAGATTGACGCTCAGCTGATGTCACTTAAGGGGACTGGCCTTGTGGAGATTACACATACAACAGAACGTTCAGATGGCTTTCTGGAATCGACCTATGTCATGACAGCTTATGGCAGGGAGCGCTCCCAAAAATACATTGGTGAATATTTATAAGGAGTTAAAAATGAGCCATATTCTTAAAAAAAAGGATTTAGAAACAATATATGATAAGGTTATCGAAATTTTAGAACAAATCGGCATTACCTTTGGAACCGAAAAAGCCCTGGAGCTTCTTGGGAAAAACGGTGCGAAAATCGAAGGCAGCAAGGCCTTTATTCCAAAGACGCTTCTGGAAAGGTGTCTGGAAAGCCTTCCCAAATATGATTATGAAAATCAGGGACCAAAAAGGATCACAGCCACCTCTCCCTTTGGGATGGTGCCCACCATTCTGGATGATGAGACTGGTACATACCGAAGCGGTACAGTTGACGATGTGGTGAAAATGTATCAGCTCACCCAAACCTCAGACCTTTATGAATGCGCAAGTCCCTGTGTCATTGATCCTGTGGACAGCGACGCAGAGGATCTGTACGTTGGCCAGATTGCCATGCTCCTTCGCTACAGCGATAAATGGCCTTCCGTTGGGATAAGGGCAACAGCGCAGAACTCAAAGGACGGAAATCTATATCAGAGCGCGCGTAAATCCATCCGGCTCATCCGTGAGTTTTACGATGTGTGGGACGAGCCGGTAATGGGGCAGTCCATCTGTCCCATGTCCCCCCTTGCCTATGACTGGGAATGCCTTGATAATTTAACCGCGGCCATCGAGGAAAAGCAGAATATCATCCTCTGTCCCTGCAGCCTGACCGGTCTGACCGGGCCTGCCAGCCTGCTGGGGCTGGTGATTCACGATATTGCCATCTCACTGGCCGGGATCGTTTATGCTCAGCTGCTGTCTCCGGGGATTGAGGTTTCCATCTGCTCCTGCTCAGGCGCGACGGATATGCGCAGCATTCAGCCAGCCTATGGAACCGTGGAATGTGTCTATATTGAAGGAATGCTCTATGAGTTCGCCAAGTATATGCAGATCGGCTGTACAATCTGCGGCGCGCTGTCCGATTCCGCAAAAGTGGATTACCAGGCAGGGGCAGAGAGCATGATGACGACGCTGATGCCATACTACGCGTCTGAAATTAACGAGGTCTGGTGCTATCCTGGCCTGATGTCGGCCTGGTACTGCGGCAGCTTTGAAAAGCTTATTCTCGACGAGGAAATGATGCGCAATGTCAACCGGGCTCTTAAGGGCGTAAACTTGAAACTGGACCCCAAGCTGATGAGGAGCTTGACAGAAGCCCAGGAAAAAAATACTTTTCTCCAGGGCAAAACACCGTCCGCCTACAGAAAAGACCATTATTTAACTAAAATTTTCAGCAAATACGGCGTTTCCCAGGATATCAGTCCGGAGAAAACAGATATCCGGTTAAAGGTAAAAAGGGAGATCGAGAACCGAATTAATGAGTATCAGGCTCCGGAAATCACCAAAGAGCAGAAAGAAATTTTGAAGCCTCACCTTCCTTCAAGGTGTTCGTTTTAAAAATAGAGAACCCGTATCGCCGCGATACGGGTTGTGGGAGACGGTGTAAGCGAATAAAAAACCAGACAGCTTCTGTCTGGTTTTTTGCTGTTTTGGAGATTGGAACAAGGCTTTTTTATAAACTTGCCATAAAAGCATCTGAATGCTATAATGTATACAAATAAAGTTAGGTTTGCATAACTAAAGGCAGGTGAAACAATGAAGCTTGAGTGCGAACAGCCATACTGCAATTATATTGAGGTCCTCCAGCGGGACGCTGAAAAAACCATTTACCGCATGAACTGCGGCGACGGCGACGGGATCATGGTCTGCTATCCGGTTTTTGACGGGGTGGAGCTTTATTACAATGATTTTCAGGCTTTCCGG
The DNA window shown above is from Eubacterium limosum and carries:
- a CDS encoding GntR family transcriptional regulator → MDIPIYEKIANDLKEKINLELLKPNDPIPSEAALCEAYNVSRLTVRKSLEMLVRDGLVYLVQGKGHFVRKTNGSDYILTFNEVGFETTDIDQIHIVDVDVIESTKDLVYILKIHPNTRVLRIRRVLYEKQQPIGYDIKYIPYYPGFPLIEKELEARDFVEILADRISPYSVQIDLKITPQKAQKETAGQLGIDEGSGILTVSQLLTDVELGVVGYCETFYNAKYVKLIAEWSR
- a CDS encoding GatB/YqeY domain-containing protein codes for the protein MALKEQLLADLKASMKAKDTVKKSTVTMIRAAILQVEKDNKVELGDAEIQEIIAKQMKQRRDALDEFKKAERDDLIAQTEAEMRVIEAYLPKQLTQEEIEAIVDETIKETGAESAKDMGKIMGALMPKVKGLADGKLVNQIVREKLQ
- a CDS encoding DMT family transporter, giving the protein MDVKEKLYQKNLSMAKKGLLWGLMGGLLYGISPMFQTLGMGTEPLSSGAVLGLCAIPMIVGCLQDFSSGIWVLIPNLKNGKGREYIRSVKTKPGRFILLASFFGGLIAMAGFTLGVYFAGPVYPVAISATFPAIGAVLSRIFLKEKISGRGWCGILLCVAGAITVSWAPPSGDTYPNFYLGIACAVLASVGWSLEGIISCAGMDFVDPEIALGIRQFASGTMFLFVLPFVASGVNLKAFGLLFSTLPTMAFVFIAIAGFGAGIGYFYYYKCNNVCGASRGMSLNIIYTLVSAVLSVVFLGSTITATFIIGIIVLLSGAVMVVGKPSELLSLRDIS
- the rpsU gene encoding 30S ribosomal protein S21, which translates into the protein MSEVKIKENETLESALRRFKRKTAMAGVMSEIRKREHYEKPSVKRKRKSEAARKRKMKKR
- a CDS encoding cobalamin B12-binding domain-containing protein — translated: MNTDISREKIKTNIIKSVTDLNEKKTLRLVEKALNAGIGMSDIAEYLQQGMDNVGELFEKEEYFIGDLIMAGIIFKEVMKLDKRSAADQREAPGSRGTILIGTIHGDLHDIGKDIFIGLACVNGFNVIDLGVDVLPEVFVEKIREARPQILGFSGLLTTATAEVKKALKMIHDAGLRDDLKIIVGGGLMQKEQESPEAFADAYVKNSGRGLEYCLEWAENGYR
- a CDS encoding glutathione peroxidase; protein product: MKNIYDFRVEKMDGGKQTLKDYEGKVLLVVNTASKCGFTPQFDGLEALYEKYKDQGLMILGFPCTQFGNQDPGSNEEIENFCRLTYGVSFPMMAKIEVNGDNAEPLFVFLKEQQAFRGFDLNTDKGKAFDERLSKDDPDYAQKSDIKWNFTKFLVDRDGNVVARYESMVEPAALEKDIERLL
- a CDS encoding trimethylamine methyltransferase family protein, translating into MSHILKKKDLETIYDKVIEILEQIGITFGTEKALELLGKNGAKIEGSKAFIPKTLLERCLESLPKYDYENQGPKRITATSPFGMVPTILDDETGTYRSGTVDDVVKMYQLTQTSDLYECASPCVIDPVDSDAEDLYVGQIAMLLRYSDKWPSVGIRATAQNSKDGNLYQSARKSIRLIREFYDVWDEPVMGQSICPMSPLAYDWECLDNLTAAIEEKQNIILCPCSLTGLTGPASLLGLVIHDIAISLAGIVYAQLLSPGIEVSICSCSGATDMRSIQPAYGTVECVYIEGMLYEFAKYMQIGCTICGALSDSAKVDYQAGAESMMTTLMPYYASEINEVWCYPGLMSAWYCGSFEKLILDEEMMRNVNRALKGVNLKLDPKLMRSLTEAQEKNTFLQGKTPSAYRKDHYLTKIFSKYGVSQDISPEKTDIRLKVKREIENRINEYQAPEITKEQKEILKPHLPSRCSF
- a CDS encoding cation-translocating P-type ATPase, giving the protein MEMNAFNPSSATGLTEQQVAELREKGLNNQQPESQTKTVGQIVKDNTLTLFNLLNIVLAVLVIAVGSYKNALFINIVIINTVIGIIQEVKAKRTIDKLSLISQPHVRVLREGKEKEITVEEIVLGDLLILSSGKQIPSDSTVLSGEIEVNESLLTGESDAIVKKVGDTLLSGSFVVAGQAYVQVDKVGEDNYATKIAAQAKQMRKPNSEIMRALNLIMKIIGITIVPIGVLLLLRQVFGLNLGINHAIVTTVAALIGMIPEGLVLLTSVALAVGVIRLGHYKTLVQELYCIETLARVDVLCLDKTGTITEGSMEVKSIDLVNNAKDPAKALRAMVGTLTDDNSTFQALKDSFNGEAPKWRAVKTVPFSSARKWSGVSFEEQGTYVIGAPEFVLKDGYNTYREKVEGYAAEGNRVLVLVHSDSPFTGDSGLPGDVQVIAFLLLGDKIRKEAKKTLEYFAGQGVAIKVISGDNPLTVSEVACRAGLMDAKNCVDATTLETDEAVAEAALKYTVFGRVTPGQKRVLVNALKDAGHTVAMTGDGVNDVLALRDADCSIAMAAGSDAARQVSQLVLLDSNFSSLTKVLMEGRRVINNISRAASLFLVKTIYSFLLAVIVIVASEAYPFIPIQLTLISTVTIGVPSFFLALEPNKNRLSGNFLETVLRKALPGALTIVVNIVVVMIIGNILDFSVSELSTMACLLTGVTGLIILYGVCQPLDVKRTILFWAMTITYVGAVLFFPTFFAVIPFYPTNWQVVLVLLPMLFLIYPIMLLLKAAINKTERWLVAHKLLDLKQTSL
- a CDS encoding GntR family transcriptional regulator — translated: MEAKLYKGVQNDLKKKIERGIYPEGYKLESENSLCEQYNVSKVTLRKALSNLIEENYIESRPRVGYFVKAAERGIYHLSYSLSNVLNTYISDEEILSADFGGGKGVNEFEMTRRYANDDDEWIALEQIRIIFRHTLPGEKNTEKTRDYYKRHTEDILSLAETKKMTLDVSFGDETVCDALEIFSDEALLRVCEEYYDEYGKLFAEVRAYVPSDFAEVRASNKRKESVF